The Streptomyces sp. YIM 121038 genome includes a window with the following:
- a CDS encoding DUF5999 family protein: MCEHQPPCPTAEATDREAALLVAHHPEQGWSLLCNGVLVFEDTGELLPNGEVVAPHRPTDTHKVAA, translated from the coding sequence ATGTGCGAGCACCAGCCGCCGTGCCCCACCGCGGAGGCCACCGACCGGGAAGCCGCGCTCCTGGTGGCGCACCACCCGGAGCAGGGCTGGAGCCTGCTGTGCAACGGGGTCCTGGTCTTCGAGGACACCGGTGAGCTGCTGCCCAATGGAGAGGTCGTCGCTCCGCACCGGCCCACCGACACCCACAAGGTGGCGGCATGA
- a CDS encoding ATP-binding protein, translating to MSGGHAGTTRNHLQQSSVSAPVVQAGEIGAVHLHALAPVVPPPPRQLLPVPATWTDRKSALRELSDAAKACPDYASALVVISGPGGVGKTGLATKWLTDRCGDCPDGQVYAELSSPPGEPAAAVVRRVLRHFLRALGHRPDADDVHELAAWWRSASYGRRLGVLLDNARADQVLALLPGGPGHLVVVTSREPLDALNAHGAFPYDLEPLDPAAAERLMARIAGRDRARGQRAALGAIAARCAYLPLPLVVAATSASACSAGGLSTLAHALSHTSASPLRSEGPRTVTSVLDQACDGLPDSTARRVYRLLSMVPLTEFDIDTAARACDLTPDQAAAALHHLFGARLLEPLGHRPGRDGTSYRFHDEVRPHAQQQATQVDGNKAVQDAVRGTGEWLLATFTRAERILTPHHRTLDRTLTRPVPPVDFSQGDGDEERGARAWVEAHMDDLAQMVREAARRQWHPMVWQLVHAAWPGVHILRLHDLSCELHRLGVTAAEACGDRMAQREMLTTGVIALRGLRRFGDGFTWATRAYALAREDGDRRSEGQATHEMALCAKGQGDQVTAVALLREALEICQEIGDRRAAALTRIVLGQIELENGRVTEASDHTGPAHVDLRAEGDLINAGRAALLLAETYAPPYGPSSARVRDLLDLAEADFHTTGTLSGQARLLRVRGNFAAREDDLEAARDYYTAALALYQTFSAHDADELADLLKSLPDERASPAL from the coding sequence ATGAGCGGCGGCCACGCGGGTACGACGCGCAACCATCTGCAGCAGTCCTCCGTCAGTGCCCCGGTGGTGCAGGCCGGGGAGATCGGGGCCGTCCATCTGCACGCTCTGGCGCCCGTGGTGCCTCCGCCGCCCCGGCAGCTCCTGCCGGTTCCCGCGACCTGGACGGACCGGAAGTCGGCGCTGCGCGAGTTGAGCGACGCGGCCAAGGCCTGCCCGGACTACGCCTCGGCCCTTGTGGTCATCAGCGGCCCGGGAGGGGTGGGCAAGACCGGGCTGGCCACCAAGTGGCTGACCGACCGCTGTGGTGACTGCCCGGACGGACAGGTGTACGCCGAGCTGAGCAGCCCGCCCGGGGAGCCCGCGGCGGCCGTCGTGCGGCGGGTGCTGCGGCACTTCCTGCGCGCGCTGGGCCACCGCCCGGACGCCGACGATGTGCACGAGCTGGCTGCCTGGTGGCGCTCGGCCAGCTACGGCCGCCGCCTGGGCGTCCTGCTGGACAACGCCCGCGCCGACCAGGTCCTTGCGCTGCTTCCCGGCGGTCCGGGGCACTTGGTCGTGGTCACCTCGCGCGAGCCGCTGGACGCCCTGAACGCCCACGGGGCCTTCCCCTACGACCTGGAGCCCCTCGACCCCGCGGCAGCCGAACGGCTCATGGCCCGGATCGCCGGCAGAGACCGGGCCCGCGGACAGCGAGCTGCTCTCGGGGCGATCGCGGCGCGCTGCGCGTATCTGCCCCTGCCCCTGGTCGTGGCCGCCACCAGCGCCTCTGCCTGCTCCGCCGGAGGGCTCTCCACGCTCGCTCACGCCCTGTCCCATACCAGCGCTTCGCCCCTTCGCTCGGAAGGACCCCGGACCGTGACGTCCGTACTGGATCAGGCCTGCGACGGCTTACCCGACAGCACCGCCCGCCGGGTCTACCGGCTGCTGAGCATGGTGCCGCTGACGGAGTTCGACATCGATACCGCCGCCCGCGCCTGCGACCTCACCCCCGACCAGGCGGCCGCCGCCCTGCACCACCTCTTCGGCGCCCGCCTCCTGGAACCCCTCGGCCATCGGCCCGGCCGCGACGGCACGTCCTACCGGTTCCACGACGAGGTCCGCCCCCACGCCCAGCAGCAAGCCACGCAGGTGGACGGCAACAAGGCGGTCCAAGACGCTGTGCGCGGCACGGGGGAATGGCTGCTGGCCACGTTCACGCGCGCCGAACGGATCCTGACTCCCCACCACCGCACCCTGGACCGCACCCTGACACGCCCCGTCCCGCCCGTGGACTTCAGCCAGGGCGACGGTGACGAGGAACGCGGCGCACGCGCGTGGGTCGAGGCGCACATGGACGACCTGGCGCAGATGGTGCGTGAGGCCGCGCGGCGGCAGTGGCACCCCATGGTCTGGCAGCTCGTGCACGCCGCCTGGCCCGGCGTCCACATCCTGCGTCTGCACGACCTCTCCTGCGAACTGCACCGCCTGGGCGTGACGGCGGCGGAGGCGTGCGGGGACCGGATGGCACAGCGGGAGATGCTGACCACCGGCGTCATCGCGCTGCGGGGGCTGCGCCGTTTCGGCGACGGCTTCACGTGGGCTACACGCGCCTACGCCCTGGCCCGTGAGGACGGCGACCGGCGCAGTGAGGGGCAGGCCACCCATGAGATGGCCCTGTGTGCCAAAGGGCAGGGAGACCAGGTCACCGCCGTGGCCCTGCTGCGCGAGGCCTTGGAGATCTGCCAGGAAATCGGAGACCGCCGGGCAGCGGCGCTGACCCGCATCGTTCTGGGGCAGATCGAGCTGGAGAACGGACGCGTGACCGAGGCCTCCGACCACACGGGCCCCGCCCACGTCGACCTCCGCGCCGAGGGTGACCTGATCAACGCAGGTCGCGCTGCGCTGCTCCTCGCGGAGACCTACGCACCGCCGTATGGCCCCTCCTCGGCCCGGGTGCGGGATCTGCTCGACCTGGCCGAGGCCGACTTCCACACCACCGGCACCCTGTCCGGGCAGGCCCGGCTCCTGCGGGTCCGCGGGAACTTCGCAGCACGGGAAGACGACCTGGAGGCCGCCCGCGACTACTACACGGCAGCGCTCGCGCTCTACCAGACCTTCAGCGCGCACGATGCCGACGAGCTGGCCGACCTCCTCAAGTCGCTGCCCGACGAGCGCGCCTCGCCCGCTCTCTGA
- a CDS encoding thymidylate synthase has protein sequence MHTPVFRSVEDAYLALLRLATTQHEHRIDARGNPAREVIGVAFRLPDPRQRLPYLATRRANPVFQYAEALWYLAGRRDLEMIGYYAPSMRASSADGVSLGGSAYGHTLLTPAPGEEVSPFEQVLGLLHREQDTKRAYLPVFRQQELADPGNPDVACLAGLHLLARGGRLHMVCHMRANDLDCGLLSDVFSFTMIQEFAAIQLGLHLGSYTHTIGSAHVNDANADRVKRALHEADTRPAPVRYEFPPMPASTTAATIRRVLEHEELLRTNQVRYNAAYIGDLDFEPYWRQVLLLFELYRQIRHEHTVAVSPDILGALDPALRWLAAHRWEACAAAGSPR, from the coding sequence ATGCATACGCCGGTCTTCCGCAGCGTCGAGGACGCCTACCTGGCGCTGCTCAGACTCGCCACCACCCAGCACGAGCACCGCATCGACGCACGCGGGAATCCCGCGCGCGAGGTGATCGGTGTCGCCTTCCGCCTGCCCGACCCCCGCCAGCGCCTGCCCTACCTGGCCACGCGCCGGGCGAATCCGGTGTTCCAGTACGCCGAGGCCCTGTGGTACCTGGCCGGGCGCCGGGACCTGGAGATGATCGGCTACTACGCCCCGTCCATGCGTGCCAGCTCCGCCGACGGCGTGAGCCTGGGCGGCTCGGCCTACGGGCACACCCTGCTCACCCCGGCACCCGGCGAGGAGGTCTCGCCGTTCGAGCAGGTGCTGGGGCTGCTGCACCGCGAGCAGGACACCAAGCGCGCCTACCTGCCCGTCTTCCGGCAGCAGGAACTCGCCGACCCCGGCAACCCGGACGTGGCGTGCCTGGCGGGCCTGCATCTGCTGGCGCGCGGCGGGCGGCTGCACATGGTCTGCCACATGCGGGCCAACGACCTCGACTGCGGCCTCCTCAGCGATGTCTTCAGCTTCACGATGATCCAGGAGTTCGCGGCGATCCAACTGGGCCTGCACCTGGGCTCCTACACCCACACGATCGGCTCGGCCCACGTCAACGACGCCAACGCCGACCGCGTCAAACGGGCCCTGCACGAGGCCGACACCCGCCCGGCCCCGGTGCGCTACGAGTTCCCCCCGATGCCGGCCAGCACCACCGCGGCGACCATACGCCGGGTGCTGGAGCACGAGGAGCTGCTGCGGACCAACCAGGTCCGCTACAACGCGGCCTACATCGGCGACCTGGACTTTGAGCCGTACTGGCGGCAGGTTTTGCTGCTGTTCGAGCTGTACCGGCAGATCCGGCACGAGCACACCGTAGCCGTCAGCCCGGACATCCTCGGTGCACTGGATCCGGCGCTGCGGTGGCTGGCCGCCCACCGCTGGGAGGCCTGCGCGGCGGCCGGGAGCCCGCGGTGA
- a CDS encoding phosphotransferase, with amino-acid sequence MTAPAPAPGGFEEPELHQILNHACQAAQLDPSNARLLRGHTNAVVLLPDAHVVVKIARRGTPFATVQRTTAFVRWLMDRGFPTGPLYPGLEQPLLVDGHPVTIWAYLPQPDRPVSAAQIAKPLLTLHNLPAPPMDLPQHDNIRAIRRSIDAISSLPPASLRLLSDRVDRLEAELDAVQFALPTGVLQGDPQHRNALHYGDEAVLIDWDTVAYGHPEWDLVTIEVHCRRFGHGLDHYKGFAAAYGFDVTALPGYPTLRDLRELRMITTNARKTHHTPESVHEVQRRVEGLYQEDHDLRWHIL; translated from the coding sequence ATGACAGCTCCAGCGCCGGCCCCCGGCGGGTTCGAAGAACCCGAACTGCATCAGATCCTGAACCATGCATGCCAGGCAGCACAGCTCGACCCGTCGAACGCCCGCCTGCTGCGCGGCCACACCAACGCCGTGGTGCTGCTGCCCGACGCTCACGTGGTCGTGAAGATCGCCCGCCGTGGGACCCCCTTCGCGACCGTCCAGCGCACCACCGCGTTCGTGCGGTGGCTGATGGACCGCGGCTTCCCCACCGGCCCCCTGTACCCCGGACTGGAGCAACCTCTCCTCGTAGACGGGCACCCGGTCACCATCTGGGCCTACCTCCCCCAGCCGGACCGGCCCGTCAGCGCCGCGCAGATCGCCAAGCCCCTGCTCACCCTCCACAACCTGCCCGCTCCGCCCATGGACCTCCCGCAGCACGACAACATCCGAGCCATCCGAAGGTCCATCGACGCGATCTCCTCGCTGCCTCCGGCCTCCCTCCGACTTCTGAGCGACCGAGTCGATCGACTCGAAGCCGAACTCGACGCAGTGCAATTCGCTCTGCCCACCGGCGTTCTACAAGGCGACCCCCAGCACCGCAACGCACTGCACTACGGGGATGAGGCTGTCCTGATCGACTGGGACACCGTGGCCTACGGCCACCCAGAGTGGGACCTGGTCACCATCGAGGTGCACTGCCGTCGGTTCGGCCATGGCCTCGACCACTACAAGGGCTTCGCCGCAGCCTACGGATTCGACGTCACCGCGCTGCCCGGCTACCCGACCCTCCGCGACCTCCGAGAACTGCGCATGATCACGACGAACGCGCGCAAGACACACCACACACCCGAGAGTGTCCACGAAGTACAGCGGCGCGTAGAGGGCCTCTATCAGGAGGACCACGACTTGCGCTGGCACATCCTGTGA
- a CDS encoding nucleoside-diphosphate kinase, which translates to MSAGPRGGAVVEGTDFARWAVILCKPDAVERSLVETVLARISDAGITVSERRDMVAEPWQAHVVYRDLLTDAKRAPEDLPALLDTAFAHRRVTVALAHGERDLHARLRQLVGHTDPTMAVPGTLRGDLGHDSLAVARAEQRLIRNLVHTSDDPAAARRDVGTWYGNWGHGEPDFERCAVILCKPDAVERGLVETVLARIAAADNITVSDRLDVTAQPWQAHVHYWDLLVDADHFPDRDIPACLDAEFADRRVSVALAHGERGLHARLRHLLGHFDPTRAAPGTIRGDLGHDSLTAALAEQRLVRNLVHTSDDADAARRDFGTWYGARLRQLLTPPCCPPRQPATTTHPLTGES; encoded by the coding sequence GTGAGCGCCGGTCCGCGCGGCGGCGCGGTCGTCGAGGGGACCGACTTCGCCCGGTGGGCGGTCATCCTGTGCAAGCCGGACGCGGTCGAACGGAGCCTGGTCGAGACGGTGCTGGCCCGGATCAGCGATGCCGGGATCACCGTGTCGGAGCGGAGGGACATGGTGGCCGAGCCCTGGCAGGCGCACGTCGTCTACCGCGACCTGCTCACCGACGCCAAGCGGGCCCCGGAGGATCTTCCCGCACTGCTGGACACGGCGTTCGCGCACCGCCGGGTCACGGTGGCGCTCGCCCACGGCGAGCGGGACCTGCACGCCCGGCTACGGCAGCTCGTCGGGCACACCGACCCCACCATGGCGGTGCCCGGCACGCTCCGCGGCGACCTCGGCCACGACAGCCTGGCCGTGGCCCGCGCCGAACAGCGCCTTATCCGCAACCTCGTCCACACCTCCGACGACCCTGCGGCCGCCCGCCGGGACGTCGGCACCTGGTACGGGAATTGGGGGCATGGCGAGCCGGACTTCGAGCGGTGCGCGGTCATCCTGTGCAAGCCCGACGCCGTCGAGCGCGGCCTGGTGGAAACGGTGCTGGCCCGGATCGCCGCCGCCGACAACATCACCGTCAGCGACCGCCTGGATGTGACCGCGCAGCCCTGGCAGGCCCACGTCCACTACTGGGACCTGCTGGTCGACGCCGACCACTTCCCCGACCGGGACATCCCGGCCTGCCTGGATGCGGAGTTCGCCGACCGGCGCGTGAGTGTCGCGCTGGCCCACGGTGAGCGGGGTCTGCACGCCCGCCTGCGCCACCTGCTCGGGCACTTCGACCCGACCCGGGCCGCGCCCGGCACGATCCGCGGCGACCTCGGCCACGACAGCCTCACCGCCGCGCTCGCCGAGCAGCGGCTGGTCCGCAACCTCGTCCACACCTCCGACGACGCCGACGCGGCCCGCCGGGACTTCGGCACCTGGTACGGCGCCCGCCTCCGCCAGCTCCTCACACCCCCGTGCTGCCCGCCCCGCCAGCCCGCGACGACCACCCACCCTTTGACGGGAGAATCCTGA
- a CDS encoding class I SAM-dependent methyltransferase, whose protein sequence is MLYRTHITSAAWDYRYTTGRGDVLPSQKELERFLLMAPSPRGLRVADLGCGTGKWTRQLALWGAARVTGYDYSPEALRQARLQEHPAVTYKSYDVNGDSIPTSFPTSLSPGSLDLVTCRFSLAYFDVARFLTDVARWLTRDGALYVLTPVADEQAGAEGAVDEDPYRRALSQTQLDSLLGNVQWARHNCLRDRNVAAVVLQGPHG, encoded by the coding sequence ATGCTCTATCGCACGCACATCACCTCAGCGGCCTGGGATTACCGATACACGACCGGTCGTGGGGATGTGCTGCCGAGCCAGAAGGAGCTGGAGCGGTTCCTGCTGATGGCACCCAGCCCGCGCGGCCTGCGGGTGGCCGACCTCGGGTGTGGCACGGGTAAGTGGACTCGCCAGCTCGCCCTGTGGGGTGCCGCGCGTGTCACCGGGTACGACTACTCTCCCGAGGCGCTGCGCCAGGCCCGGCTCCAGGAGCATCCCGCGGTGACGTACAAGTCCTACGACGTCAACGGCGACTCGATTCCGACGAGCTTTCCGACGAGCTTGTCGCCCGGGAGCCTGGACCTGGTCACCTGCCGCTTCTCCCTGGCGTACTTCGACGTCGCGCGGTTCCTCACCGATGTCGCCCGCTGGCTGACGCGCGACGGAGCCCTGTACGTCCTCACTCCGGTCGCCGACGAGCAGGCCGGCGCCGAGGGGGCCGTGGACGAAGACCCCTACCGCCGGGCGCTGTCACAGACGCAGCTCGACAGCCTGCTCGGCAACGTCCAGTGGGCCCGGCACAACTGCCTGCGCGACCGGAACGTGGCCGCGGTTGTGCTGCAGGGCCCTCATGGCTAG
- a CDS encoding helix-turn-helix transcriptional regulator yields MEQHSQPHSPSCAKRIRKSGNEAGHSVAEIVLEIHRCCHVSVLRAHRLARGWTQTEAVGHLRDLAKSLGLTTPRTDADQLRLWELGDHQPRRKAIDLLCRLYDCTAHDIGLAAPSTSPGTHPQQAMASSASGLPAPDPLTDRIDAARRSVDRTLALSSVSAAQMDLLDERLLDVRRQYLYTAPTDMLNVLLHEMEEVKGLSADRQPAAVQVRLSEMTAVLATLIADALMKLGRLTPSRAWYDTAQTAADDSGNLELRARVRAQRAMLPYYYGPLEGAVVLGREARLLSRGRQTPTAAFAAAAEARALARQGNAAAAEAAIAAAQRMYEHCHHGDQDDAFAFPERRLHLYLSGAYTALGRSSQARRAQEQALALYPARTGIDPALLQLEAAICLAQDRSPAEACQLAGTTFLQVPASHRTHILEERARHVLGVLPPGIRSGRAARELTEILALPKGRT; encoded by the coding sequence ATGGAACAGCACTCGCAACCGCACAGTCCCTCTTGTGCCAAGCGCATCCGCAAGAGCGGGAACGAGGCGGGGCACAGCGTTGCGGAGATCGTGCTGGAGATCCATCGGTGCTGCCACGTCAGCGTGCTGCGAGCTCATCGCCTTGCCCGGGGGTGGACCCAGACAGAAGCCGTGGGCCATCTTCGTGACTTGGCGAAGTCGCTGGGGCTGACCACGCCGCGTACCGATGCTGACCAGCTGCGGCTCTGGGAACTCGGCGATCACCAGCCGCGGCGGAAAGCGATCGACCTGCTGTGCCGCCTGTACGACTGCACGGCGCACGACATCGGCCTCGCGGCCCCCTCGACGTCACCGGGTACCCACCCGCAGCAGGCAATGGCCTCCAGCGCAAGCGGCCTCCCCGCCCCGGATCCGCTCACCGACCGAATCGATGCTGCCCGGCGCTCCGTCGACCGCACCCTCGCGCTCTCCAGCGTCAGCGCCGCGCAAATGGACCTGCTCGACGAACGTCTCCTGGACGTACGGCGGCAGTACCTCTACACCGCCCCGACGGACATGCTGAACGTCCTCCTGCACGAGATGGAGGAAGTCAAAGGCCTGTCTGCCGACCGGCAGCCCGCCGCAGTCCAGGTCCGGCTGTCGGAGATGACCGCGGTGCTCGCCACTCTGATCGCCGACGCACTGATGAAACTGGGCCGGCTCACCCCATCCCGAGCCTGGTACGACACCGCCCAGACAGCGGCGGACGACAGCGGCAACCTGGAACTTCGGGCCCGTGTCCGCGCGCAGCGCGCCATGCTGCCGTACTACTACGGCCCGCTGGAAGGCGCGGTCGTCCTGGGGCGAGAGGCCCGGCTGCTCTCCCGCGGACGCCAGACTCCGACGGCGGCCTTCGCAGCTGCGGCAGAAGCCCGCGCCCTCGCCCGCCAAGGCAACGCGGCCGCTGCGGAAGCCGCCATCGCCGCCGCCCAGCGCATGTACGAACACTGCCATCACGGAGACCAAGACGATGCGTTCGCCTTCCCTGAGCGGCGCCTCCACCTGTACCTGAGCGGCGCCTACACAGCCCTGGGGCGCAGCAGCCAGGCCCGCAGAGCGCAGGAGCAGGCACTCGCCCTGTACCCGGCCCGGACGGGGATCGACCCTGCCCTGCTCCAGCTGGAGGCCGCGATCTGCCTGGCACAGGACCGCAGCCCTGCCGAGGCATGCCAACTCGCTGGGACCACCTTCCTTCAGGTACCTGCCAGCCACCGAACCCACATCCTGGAGGAACGGGCCCGTCATGTTCTCGGGGTGCTGCCACCGGGGATACGAAGCGGACGAGCGGCACGGGAACTCACGGAGATCCTCGCGTTGCCGAAGGGCCGAACGTGA
- a CDS encoding conjugal transfer protein, translating into MLDSPPSPGSAAPPTAAGAALCQMNRRVQLGRLMVLAALTAGPLALLVSAWPSPSTSSAAPASKPQRTSEVAAHADPAGYAAEFVDAWLRTTDDPTSPAAERARSLAPEVALPSRKDGAPMPRRVTPVRSIARGGGAWSVTVAVQFEGAVRYFAVPTRVSADGGSAVMTGAPALVPAPGRLAVPDSPYGVSVESGPLTATVRGFLAAYLAGQGEVTRYLAPGARASAVSPAATSVAVREVSAREDAAADGLVPRPGARVHVLAQVEARDGWGRWPLAYELTLSARGDRWEISAIAAGGGR; encoded by the coding sequence ATGCTTGATTCCCCTCCGTCACCGGGCTCGGCGGCACCGCCGACCGCTGCCGGTGCGGCCCTGTGCCAGATGAACCGCCGGGTGCAGTTGGGCCGCCTCATGGTGTTAGCAGCGCTCACTGCCGGGCCGCTCGCCCTGCTCGTGTCCGCCTGGCCGTCGCCCAGCACCAGCAGCGCCGCCCCCGCCTCGAAGCCGCAGCGCACCAGCGAAGTCGCTGCGCATGCGGACCCGGCCGGATATGCCGCGGAATTCGTAGATGCCTGGCTGCGCACGACGGATGACCCGACGTCGCCCGCTGCCGAGCGGGCGCGATCCTTGGCCCCGGAGGTCGCTCTGCCCTCGCGCAAGGACGGTGCGCCGATGCCGCGCCGGGTGACGCCGGTGCGCAGCATCGCGCGCGGCGGCGGTGCTTGGTCGGTAACTGTGGCCGTGCAGTTCGAGGGGGCGGTTCGCTATTTCGCTGTGCCGACGCGGGTGTCCGCCGACGGAGGCTCGGCCGTGATGACCGGTGCCCCGGCGCTGGTGCCCGCGCCAGGGCGTCTGGCGGTGCCCGATTCGCCGTACGGAGTGAGCGTCGAGAGCGGGCCGCTGACCGCGACCGTGCGTGGGTTCTTGGCGGCGTACCTGGCAGGGCAGGGCGAGGTCACCCGCTACCTCGCGCCGGGTGCGAGGGCGTCGGCGGTCTCCCCGGCCGCCACGTCAGTGGCGGTGCGGGAGGTGAGCGCGCGCGAGGATGCGGCGGCCGACGGTCTCGTGCCGCGGCCGGGAGCGCGCGTGCATGTGCTGGCCCAGGTCGAGGCGCGCGATGGCTGGGGCCGGTGGCCGCTGGCGTATGAGCTGACGTTGTCGGCGCGCGGGGACCGGTGGGAGATCTCCGCGATCGCTGCGGGCGGTGGGCGGTGA